A stretch of the Massilia varians genome encodes the following:
- the ompR gene encoding osmolarity response regulator transcription factor OmpR, translating to MVVDDDVRLRDLLRRYLTEQGFQVVTAESAPAMNKLWLRERYDLLVLDLMLPGEDGLSICRRLRGDGDQTPIIMLTAKGEDVDRIVGLEMGADDYLPKPFNPRELVARIGAVLRRKGPDEIPGAPSETPQTFEFGDFVLDLGTRTLKKNGETVPLTTGEFSVLKVFARHARQPLSREKLMELARGREYEVFDRSLDVQISRLRKLIEPDPSSPLYIQTVWGLGYVFIPEGQPR from the coding sequence ATGGTGGTCGACGACGACGTGCGTCTGCGCGACCTGCTGCGCCGCTATCTCACCGAGCAGGGCTTCCAGGTCGTCACCGCGGAGAGCGCGCCGGCCATGAACAAGCTGTGGCTGCGCGAGCGCTACGACCTCCTGGTGCTGGACCTGATGCTTCCGGGCGAAGACGGCCTGTCGATCTGCCGCCGCCTGCGCGGCGACGGCGACCAGACCCCGATCATCATGCTGACCGCCAAGGGCGAGGACGTCGACCGCATCGTCGGCCTCGAGATGGGCGCCGACGACTACCTGCCCAAGCCCTTCAACCCGCGCGAGCTGGTGGCCCGCATCGGCGCGGTCCTGCGCCGCAAGGGTCCGGACGAAATCCCGGGCGCCCCGAGCGAAACCCCGCAGACCTTCGAGTTCGGCGACTTCGTGCTCGACCTGGGCACGCGCACGCTCAAGAAAAACGGCGAGACGGTTCCCCTGACCACCGGCGAGTTCTCGGTGCTCAAGGTGTTCGCGCGCCATGCGCGCCAGCCGCTCTCGCGCGAGAAGCTGATGGAGCTCGCCCGCGGCCGCGAATACGAGGTGTTCGACCGCTCGCTGGACGTGCAGATCTCGCGCCTGCGCAAGCTGATCGAGCCCGATCCTTCCAGCCCGCTGTACATCCAGACCGTCTGGGGCCTGGGCTACGTGTTCATCCCTGAAGGACAGCCGCGCTAG
- a CDS encoding sensor histidine kinase translates to MFAPLSAARRAARFAWYRSGLFWRTFLLMSALTAASMGSWIGMISVFQRGPQIQQTAELVVSAVTITRAALIHSAPAQRLELLLELVSNEGIRVLTLNEDDIVEPPPNNPLMPEIAAIVRERLGKQTRFSSGVNGVPGFYISFNIDGDEYWLMLERERLAGLSRVQWLGWATLVGLLSLIGAAFISSLVNRPLARLTAAARAIAKGERPAPLPEKGSQEIIEANRSFNQMVEDLAQVEKDRAVILAGISHDLRTPLARMQLEVEMANLPQDAREGMQSDIEQMDAIIGQFLDYAKPTDAATFIAVNLSEMLAEVGREAGRIRDLRVQVDLMPGVHVMGNATDLRRVVNNIIENARKYGKTPGQDYTEIAIVLRVKATGHGRRAVIEICDHGVGVPQDQINQLLKPFTRLDSARGQANGAGLGLAIVERVLSRHNAELTVSNREGGGLLLQLALPLAG, encoded by the coding sequence GTGTTCGCCCCACTCTCGGCGGCGCGCCGCGCCGCCCGCTTTGCCTGGTACCGGAGCGGCCTGTTCTGGCGGACCTTCCTCCTGATGTCGGCGCTGACCGCCGCCTCGATGGGGTCGTGGATCGGCATGATCAGCGTATTCCAGCGCGGCCCGCAGATCCAGCAGACCGCCGAGCTGGTGGTGTCGGCGGTGACCATCACCAGGGCCGCCCTGATCCACTCGGCGCCCGCGCAGCGCCTCGAGCTGCTGCTCGAACTGGTGTCGAACGAAGGCATCCGCGTCCTCACGCTCAACGAGGACGACATCGTCGAGCCGCCGCCGAACAATCCCCTGATGCCGGAGATCGCCGCCATCGTGCGCGAACGCCTGGGCAAGCAGACCCGCTTTTCGAGCGGCGTGAACGGCGTGCCCGGCTTCTACATCAGCTTCAATATCGACGGCGACGAATACTGGCTGATGCTCGAGCGCGAGCGCCTGGCCGGCCTGAGCCGCGTGCAGTGGCTCGGCTGGGCCACGCTGGTGGGCCTGCTGTCGCTGATCGGCGCCGCCTTCATCTCTTCGCTGGTCAACCGGCCGCTGGCCCGGCTGACGGCGGCCGCGCGCGCCATCGCCAAGGGCGAGAGGCCGGCGCCGCTGCCCGAGAAGGGCTCGCAGGAGATCATCGAGGCCAACCGCAGCTTCAACCAGATGGTCGAAGACCTGGCCCAGGTCGAGAAGGACCGCGCCGTGATCCTGGCCGGCATCTCGCACGACCTGCGCACGCCGCTGGCGCGCATGCAGCTCGAGGTCGAGATGGCCAACCTGCCGCAGGATGCGCGCGAAGGCATGCAGTCGGACATCGAGCAGATGGACGCGATCATCGGCCAGTTCCTCGACTACGCCAAGCCGACCGATGCCGCCACCTTCATCGCGGTGAACCTGTCCGAGATGCTGGCCGAGGTCGGCCGCGAGGCGGGCCGCATCCGCGACCTGCGGGTGCAGGTCGACCTGATGCCGGGCGTGCACGTGATGGGCAACGCCACCGACCTGCGGCGGGTGGTCAACAACATCATCGAGAACGCGCGCAAGTACGGCAAGACGCCGGGCCAGGACTACACCGAGATCGCGATCGTCCTGCGGGTAAAGGCAACCGGCCACGGGCGGCGCGCCGTGATCGAGATCTGCGACCACGGGGTGGGCGTCCCGCAGGACCAGATCAACCAGCTGCTCAAGCCCTTCACGCGCCTGGACAGCGCGCGCGGCCAGGCCAACGGCGCCGGCCTGGGCCTGGCCATCGTGGAGCGCGTGCTCTCGCGCCACAATGCCGAGCTCACGGTGAGCAACCGCGAAGGCGGCGGGCTGTTGCTGCAGCTGGCCTTGCCGCTGGCGGGATAA
- a CDS encoding pyridoxal phosphate-dependent aminotransferase, translating into MTQLNQALERPTVPTWTPHLRSHIQAAAEHLQNDSEEMRQCSPEQVLYHDYMQAGAPHGPALYAVKGEHWNGVSPKFLEFINAFQFRRGDMGYAESGYGIQRHRNFMRRLIVSEHHLEARRPAARLDIDVGCLAMTTRMAMYDMAKVAMRHARERHPGKTPVALVPTPSWDYRGIFKDVGFEIVFLPLGPKNGWLPDLQAWDAIVRDTLADGSRHIAMAVTNPQHNPTGMQWPVDVTGWLLDLCAAQDGFLLLDDAYYCVHDPRAPVVNHLKALLDAFDREGGDNELVRSGMFERWVATRPFGKQFSCNTMGVAAITTSPTMLRQLSRESWINRYHTNTHNAELMCAWLATPEAADWTIETGLFYTRQKELVRARLKERMGWNDAALCIGPSTSYMLIEIPKVYQTTDGGIDRFRDDLFFATGTLVSASLFNQTAPVPYVRLHLGSHPDVIEEFLRRWEAAGLRYDMASTFGGRAGLGKPVLPPVFRQEG; encoded by the coding sequence ATGACCCAGCTGAATCAAGCCCTCGAGCGTCCCACGGTCCCGACCTGGACGCCGCACCTGCGCAGCCACATCCAGGCCGCCGCCGAACACCTCCAGAACGACTCGGAAGAGATGCGCCAATGCTCGCCCGAGCAGGTGCTGTACCACGACTACATGCAGGCCGGGGCGCCGCACGGACCGGCCCTGTACGCCGTCAAGGGCGAACACTGGAACGGCGTCAGCCCCAAATTCCTGGAGTTCATCAACGCCTTCCAGTTCAGGCGCGGCGACATGGGCTATGCCGAATCCGGTTATGGCATCCAGCGCCACCGCAACTTCATGCGCCGCCTGATCGTCAGCGAGCACCACCTGGAGGCGCGCCGGCCCGCGGCCAGGCTCGACATCGACGTCGGCTGCCTGGCGATGACGACCCGGATGGCGATGTACGACATGGCGAAGGTCGCCATGCGCCACGCGCGCGAACGTCATCCGGGCAAGACCCCGGTGGCGCTGGTGCCGACCCCGAGCTGGGACTACCGCGGCATTTTCAAGGACGTCGGCTTCGAGATCGTGTTCCTGCCCCTGGGACCGAAGAACGGCTGGCTGCCGGACCTGCAGGCATGGGATGCGATCGTGCGCGACACGCTCGCCGATGGCAGCCGCCACATCGCCATGGCGGTGACCAATCCCCAGCACAACCCGACCGGCATGCAGTGGCCGGTCGACGTGACCGGCTGGCTGCTCGACTTGTGCGCTGCCCAGGACGGCTTCCTGCTGCTCGACGACGCTTATTACTGCGTCCACGACCCGCGCGCGCCGGTGGTCAACCACCTGAAGGCGCTGCTCGACGCTTTCGACCGCGAGGGCGGCGACAACGAACTGGTGCGCTCCGGCATGTTCGAGCGCTGGGTCGCGACCCGTCCCTTCGGCAAGCAGTTCTCCTGCAACACCATGGGCGTGGCGGCCATCACCACCTCGCCGACGATGCTGCGCCAGCTGAGCCGCGAGTCCTGGATCAACCGCTACCACACCAACACCCACAACGCGGAACTGATGTGCGCCTGGCTGGCCACCCCGGAAGCGGCCGACTGGACCATCGAGACCGGCCTGTTCTACACCCGCCAGAAGGAGCTGGTGCGTGCGCGCCTGAAGGAGCGCATGGGCTGGAACGACGCGGCCCTGTGCATCGGCCCGTCGACCTCGTACATGCTGATCGAGATCCCGAAGGTTTACCAGACGACGGACGGCGGCATCGACCGCTTCCGCGACGACCTGTTCTTCGCCACCGGCACCCTGGTGTCGGCCTCGCTGTTCAACCAGACCGCGCCGGTGCCCTACGTGCGCCTGCACCTGGGCAGCCATCCGGACGTGATCGAGGAATTCCTGCGCCGCTGGGAAGCGGCCGGCCTGCGCTACGACATGGCGTCCACCTTCGGCGGCAGGGCGGGGCTGGGCAAACCGGTGCTGCCGCCGGTGTTCCGGCAGGAAGGGTAG
- a CDS encoding TIGR01777 family oxidoreductase, producing the protein MTSTVRHLAGLRDVIAAARGQGGVAAPAVSFDTHKRSVLVTGATGFVGRHLVGALLQDGHTVFALSRQPEAAARLFEDKITCVGSMQALPPQTRIDVVVNLAGARILGARWSAARKEALRRSRVGLTRQLVDWIARAEHKPFLLLNASAIGYYGTQRIGDTAELDESSPPQPVFMSDLCREWEQAAGGAAQYGVQVECMRFGLVVGRGGAVPMMLLPILLGLGGRLGSGRQWLSWIHVDDVVGGIAHRWRDAIAHPARGAVGASNFTAPECVTQAQFSEAAARIWRRPCFMPTPGWPLRLVLGEQSDLLLEGQRVAPRRLLREGFGFRYPDIAQALASLKRA; encoded by the coding sequence ATGACTTCCACCGTACGACACCTGGCCGGACTGCGCGACGTGATCGCGGCGGCGCGCGGACAGGGCGGCGTTGCTGCCCCCGCCGTGTCCTTCGACACCCACAAGCGCAGCGTCCTCGTTACCGGCGCCACCGGCTTCGTCGGCCGGCATCTGGTGGGCGCCTTGCTGCAAGACGGCCATACGGTGTTCGCCCTGAGCCGGCAGCCGGAAGCGGCGGCGCGGCTGTTCGAAGACAAGATCACATGCGTCGGATCGATGCAGGCGCTGCCGCCGCAGACCCGCATCGACGTGGTCGTCAACCTGGCCGGCGCGCGCATCTTGGGTGCGCGCTGGTCCGCGGCGCGCAAGGAGGCGCTGCGCCGCAGCCGCGTCGGGCTGACGCGGCAGCTGGTGGACTGGATCGCACGCGCCGAACACAAGCCCTTCCTGCTGCTGAACGCGTCCGCCATCGGCTACTACGGCACCCAGCGCATCGGCGACACCGCGGAGCTGGACGAATCGTCTCCGCCGCAGCCGGTCTTCATGTCGGACCTGTGCCGCGAATGGGAACAAGCGGCCGGCGGGGCCGCGCAGTACGGCGTGCAGGTGGAATGCATGCGCTTCGGCCTGGTCGTCGGCAGGGGCGGGGCGGTGCCGATGATGCTGCTGCCGATCCTGCTCGGCCTGGGCGGCAGGCTCGGCAGCGGGCGGCAGTGGCTGTCCTGGATCCATGTGGATGACGTGGTGGGCGGCATCGCGCACCGCTGGCGCGATGCGATCGCGCATCCGGCCCGGGGCGCCGTCGGGGCCAGCAACTTCACCGCGCCCGAATGCGTCACGCAGGCGCAATTCAGCGAGGCGGCCGCACGCATCTGGCGCCGGCCGTGCTTCATGCCCACGCCGGGATGGCCGCTGCGCCTGGTGCTGGGCGAGCAGTCCGACCTGCTGCTCGAAGGGCAGCGCGTCGCGCCGCGCCGGCTGCTGCGCGAGGGTTTCGGGTTCCGCTATCCCGACATCGCACAGGCCCTGGCGAGCCTGAAACGCGCCTGA
- a CDS encoding GbsR/MarR family transcriptional regulator has protein sequence MSLSPTAQKFVLHWGEMGTRWGVNRTVAQIHALLYLSERPLTADDIVETLGVARSNVSNSLKELQSWKLVRVSHVLGDRRDHFQALQDVWEIFRVILEERKRREIDPTLSLLRECAIEGEQDAGLDAATLARMQVVLEFLEMLSAGFEDYRHLPPQTLQRFLKMGGKVARFLGPNSKEQP, from the coding sequence ATGAGCCTCAGCCCGACCGCACAGAAATTCGTCCTGCACTGGGGAGAGATGGGCACCCGCTGGGGCGTCAACCGCACCGTCGCCCAGATCCATGCGCTGCTCTACCTGTCGGAGCGGCCCTTGACCGCCGACGACATCGTCGAGACCCTAGGCGTGGCGCGCTCCAACGTCAGCAACAGCCTCAAGGAATTGCAGAGCTGGAAGCTGGTGCGCGTCTCGCACGTGCTGGGCGACCGGCGCGACCATTTTCAGGCCTTGCAGGACGTGTGGGAAATCTTCCGGGTCATCCTGGAAGAGCGCAAGCGCCGCGAGATCGACCCGACCCTGAGCCTGCTGCGCGAATGCGCCATCGAAGGCGAGCAAGACGCGGGCCTGGACGCGGCCACGCTGGCGCGCATGCAGGTCGTGCTCGAGTTCCTCGAAATGCTCAGCGCCGGCTTCGAGGATTACCGGCACCTGCCGCCGCAGACGCTGCAGCGCTTCCTCAAGATGGGCGGCAAGGTCGCCCGCTTCCTCGGACCGAACAGCAAGGAGCAGCCATGA
- a CDS encoding IS5 family transposase, protein MIKTSLFADQEREAKLNKLGDALRVLEQHVDFVALAAEVDRAAPRPSRERGGRPPFPTELMVRVLSIQQLFNLSDEQMEFQLLDRLSFQRFVGLRASSQIPDRTTIWTFKERLIQAGASESIFDAVNRQLSMHGYIARGGQMIDASIVQAPRQSLSKEEKALVSEGAMPADWKPAKRRQKDTDARWTKKHGKSYFGYKVSANADKRYKLVRKIKVSTASEHDTTHFEEVLDPANTNRNILADKGYVDGEREARLSKQGWRMQIQRKGSKDKPISETQERRNRRIAKTRARVEHVFAALAQMGGKALRSIGLARATLHLSWKVAVYNLQRLVYLKEARIEAF, encoded by the coding sequence ATGATCAAGACCAGTTTGTTTGCCGACCAGGAGCGCGAAGCCAAGCTGAACAAGCTTGGCGATGCGCTGCGGGTGTTGGAGCAGCATGTCGACTTCGTTGCCCTTGCCGCCGAAGTCGATCGTGCGGCACCGCGTCCCAGCCGCGAACGCGGCGGCCGTCCACCGTTCCCCACCGAACTGATGGTGCGCGTGCTGTCGATCCAGCAGTTGTTCAACTTGAGCGATGAGCAGATGGAATTCCAGCTGCTTGATCGCCTGAGCTTTCAGCGTTTCGTCGGACTGCGCGCCAGCAGCCAGATCCCGGACCGAACGACGATCTGGACTTTCAAGGAGCGCCTGATCCAAGCCGGCGCCAGCGAGAGCATTTTCGATGCGGTCAATCGCCAGTTGTCCATGCACGGCTACATTGCTCGCGGCGGCCAAATGATCGACGCGAGCATCGTGCAGGCGCCCAGGCAGTCGCTGAGCAAGGAAGAGAAAGCCCTGGTCAGCGAAGGCGCGATGCCGGCCGACTGGAAGCCAGCCAAACGGCGCCAGAAAGATACGGACGCGCGCTGGACGAAAAAGCACGGCAAGTCCTATTTCGGCTACAAGGTCTCGGCCAACGCCGACAAGCGCTACAAGCTGGTACGCAAGATCAAAGTGAGCACGGCCAGCGAACACGACACCACGCATTTCGAGGAAGTGCTCGACCCTGCCAACACAAATCGGAACATCCTGGCCGACAAGGGCTATGTCGATGGCGAGCGTGAAGCGAGGCTGAGCAAGCAAGGCTGGCGCATGCAGATTCAGCGCAAGGGCAGCAAAGACAAGCCGATCTCGGAGACCCAGGAGCGCCGCAACCGCCGCATCGCCAAGACCCGCGCCCGCGTCGAGCATGTCTTCGCCGCCCTGGCGCAGATGGGTGGCAAGGCCTTGCGTTCGATCGGCCTGGCGCGCGCCACGCTGCACCTGAGCTGGAAGGTAGCTGTATACAACTTACAGCGCCTCGTCTATTTGAAGGAGGCCCGGATCGAGGCGTTCTGA
- a CDS encoding Hcp family type VI secretion system effector, with amino-acid sequence MAIDVYLQIDGIKGESQDDKHKDWIECASVNWGLIQPRSATASTGGGHTAERVELEEVTFSKMADLSSPILMQTCAMGKTIPKAKFEFMRADGNGSPIKYFEIELENVLIGAISPGIEAGSILHEQVSLKFSKVKWKYTQQKIGGGGGGSTVGGWDLVANKVA; translated from the coding sequence ATGGCAATCGACGTCTATTTGCAAATCGACGGGATTAAAGGCGAGTCGCAGGACGACAAGCATAAAGACTGGATCGAATGCGCATCGGTGAATTGGGGTCTCATTCAACCCCGCAGCGCAACCGCTTCAACTGGCGGGGGACATACGGCAGAGAGAGTCGAGCTGGAAGAGGTTACGTTCTCCAAAATGGCAGACTTGTCCTCGCCAATTCTTATGCAGACCTGTGCGATGGGGAAAACAATACCGAAAGCAAAATTTGAATTCATGCGCGCTGACGGTAACGGAAGTCCAATCAAGTATTTCGAAATCGAATTGGAAAACGTGTTAATCGGCGCAATTTCGCCCGGCATCGAGGCTGGTTCGATTCTGCATGAGCAAGTAAGCCTGAAATTCTCCAAGGTGAAATGGAAATACACCCAGCAGAAAATCGGCGGCGGTGGTGGCGGCTCGACAGTTGGCGGCTGGGACTTGGTAGCAAATAAAGTTGCGTGA
- a CDS encoding lysozyme has product MASNNPKPTNPNVTMKMSPEGRARLRATEKAIYRYYNDMGKNKGHCTWGVGILAHKGVCTKEELGRKVSVEMVDQEFERKIVETEGIVRRNITVALNQAQFDALCSLAYNAGAKGSRTTFTYVNQGDFTGAAANMALMIKVQVVEKGKKKYVIAPGLIKRRAEESEPFLTKDAASAASK; this is encoded by the coding sequence ATGGCTAGTAACAATCCTAAGCCCACAAATCCCAATGTCACAATGAAAATGTCGCCGGAGGGGCGAGCGCGTTTACGGGCGACGGAAAAAGCGATTTATCGGTATTACAATGATATGGGAAAGAACAAGGGACACTGTACCTGGGGCGTAGGCATCCTCGCTCATAAAGGGGTTTGCACCAAAGAGGAGTTGGGAAGGAAAGTATCGGTAGAGATGGTTGACCAGGAATTCGAGCGCAAAATCGTCGAGACGGAGGGGATCGTTCGCCGCAATATCACGGTCGCGCTTAACCAAGCCCAGTTCGATGCACTATGCAGCTTGGCTTATAATGCCGGCGCAAAAGGTTCCCGCACCACTTTTACATATGTGAACCAAGGTGACTTTACTGGAGCAGCCGCAAATATGGCTTTAATGATCAAGGTCCAGGTGGTCGAGAAGGGGAAAAAGAAATACGTTATCGCACCCGGCCTTATCAAGCGACGCGCCGAGGAGAGCGAACCATTCCTTACCAAAGACGCGGCGAGCGCCGCTAGCAAATGA
- a CDS encoding threo-3-hydroxy-L-aspartate ammonia-lyase: MTATPALSYRDVELAAERLLGAAHRTPVLSSRTANSMCGGTLFFKCENYQRMGAFKFRGAYNAIARFDDAQRAAGVLTFSSGNHAQAIALSAKLAGITSTIIMPQDAPALKVKATREYGGEVITYDRYTENREEIGRRLSEERGMTLIPPYDHPDVIAGQGTAAKELFEEVGELDILLVCLGGGGLLAGCALAARALSPNCKVIGVEPEAGNDGQQSLRKGEIVHIAVPKTIADGAMVTHIGEHNFEVIRRAVDDIVTVSDAQLVQTMAFFAERMKMIVEPTGCLAAAAALHGVVDVKDKRVGILISGGNVDLSRFAELMQTLEG; the protein is encoded by the coding sequence ATGACCGCTACCCCCGCCCTCTCCTACCGTGACGTCGAACTGGCCGCCGAGCGCCTGCTTGGGGCCGCGCACCGCACCCCGGTGCTGAGCTCGCGCACGGCCAACAGCATGTGCGGCGGCACGCTGTTCTTCAAGTGCGAGAACTACCAGCGCATGGGCGCCTTCAAGTTCCGCGGCGCCTACAACGCGATCGCCAGGTTCGACGATGCCCAGCGCGCTGCCGGCGTGCTGACCTTTTCGTCGGGCAACCACGCCCAGGCCATCGCTCTGTCGGCCAAGCTCGCCGGCATCACATCGACCATCATCATGCCGCAGGACGCGCCGGCGCTGAAAGTGAAGGCCACCAGGGAATACGGCGGCGAAGTCATCACCTACGACCGCTATACCGAAAACCGCGAGGAGATCGGCCGGCGCCTGTCGGAAGAGCGCGGCATGACCCTGATTCCGCCCTACGACCACCCGGACGTGATCGCCGGCCAGGGCACGGCGGCCAAGGAACTGTTCGAGGAAGTCGGCGAGCTCGACATCCTGCTGGTGTGCCTGGGCGGCGGCGGCCTGCTGGCCGGCTGCGCGCTGGCGGCGCGCGCGCTGTCGCCCAATTGCAAGGTGATCGGGGTCGAGCCGGAAGCCGGCAACGATGGCCAGCAGTCGCTGCGCAAGGGAGAGATCGTGCACATCGCCGTGCCCAAGACCATCGCCGACGGCGCCATGGTGACCCACATCGGCGAGCACAATTTCGAGGTGATCCGGCGCGCGGTGGACGACATCGTCACGGTCAGCGACGCTCAGCTGGTGCAGACCATGGCCTTCTTTGCCGAGCGCATGAAGATGATTGTCGAGCCGACCGGCTGCCTGGCGGCGGCCGCGGCCCTGCACGGCGTGGTCGACGTCAAGGACAAGCGCGTGGGCATCCTGATCAGCGGCGGCAACGTCGACCTGTCGCGCTTTGCCGAGCTGATGCAGACCCTGGAAGGCTGA
- a CDS encoding DUF4124 domain-containing protein — protein MKRHLCLSILVAALAAPGAQAGANIVKCVDGAGRVTLTDQPCEQGATMVRLANMPADEGVTRAEPYPLITERGVLPPPPAVQRRQPSQRVKAKPMLRDVVTLKAARAQFLLMDAAGASKHTLATLD, from the coding sequence ATGAAGCGTCATCTCTGTCTCAGTATCCTTGTCGCGGCACTGGCCGCGCCCGGCGCCCAGGCGGGCGCCAACATCGTCAAGTGCGTGGATGGCGCCGGACGCGTCACCCTGACCGACCAGCCCTGCGAGCAGGGCGCGACCATGGTGCGCCTGGCGAATATGCCTGCCGACGAAGGCGTCACCCGCGCCGAGCCCTATCCCTTGATCACCGAGCGCGGCGTGCTGCCGCCACCGCCGGCGGTGCAGCGGCGCCAGCCGAGCCAGCGCGTGAAGGCCAAGCCGATGCTGCGCGACGTGGTCACGCTTAAGGCGGCGCGGGCGCAGTTCCTGTTGATGGATGCGGCGGGAGCCTCGAAACACACCCTGGCGACGCTGGACTGA